The Nerophis ophidion isolate RoL-2023_Sa linkage group LG09, RoL_Noph_v1.0, whole genome shotgun sequence genome contains a region encoding:
- the LOC133559349 gene encoding uncharacterized protein LOC133559349, which yields MAQPDTARRGKVGPSSNGLITHSRGHRGRVQCELGSSRKQGTWRSDLRLQKLALGTWNVTSLGGKEPELVREVEKFRLDIVGFTSTHSKGSGTSSLERGWTLFHSGVAGSERRRAGVSILVAPQLKACTLEFNPVAAMWLVPVMAVILEPAGGHLAVRDAVKLLKEALTVVCAYAPNGSSEYPPFLDSLEGVLKSAPSGDWEEWPPGSEPEWCFVIGLLCSSQIVNNNHHVQT from the coding sequence ATGGCCCAGCCGGACACAGCCCGGAGAGGCAAAGTGGGTCCCTCCTCCAATGGGCTcatcacccatagcaggggccatagaggtcgggtgcagtgtgagctgggcagcagccGAAAGCAGGGCACTTGGAGGTCAGATCtccggctacagaagctagctcttgggacgtggaacgtcacctctctgggggggaaggagcctgagcttgtgcgtgaggtagagaagttccggctggatatagtcggattcacttcaacgcacagcaagggctcaggaaccagttctctcgagaggggctggactctcttccactctggcgttgccggcagtgagaggcgacgagctggggtgtcaattcttgttgccccccagctcaaagcctgcacgttggagttcaacccagtggctGCTatgtggttggtgcctgtcatggcggtaatcctggaacccgctggtggacacctagcggtgagggatgccgtcaagctgctGAAAGAGgccctgactgttgtttgcgcttacgcaccaaacggcagctcagagtacccaccctttttggattcactcgagggagtactcaagagcgctccctcgggtgattgggaagaatggccgcctggatctgaacccgagtggtgttttgttattggacttttgtgctcgtcacagattgtcaatAACaatcaccatgttcaaacataa